From the Brevibacillus choshinensis genome, one window contains:
- a CDS encoding alpha/beta fold hydrolase, with product MIKQVQLENGLEVAYLEEGSANQETVILLHGFCGSSAYWNKIVPALSQSYHVVAVDLRGHGGSSAPDEPYTMERFAEDLSLLVDKLECGPVHLFGHSLGGYVTLAFAQKHVDKLKSFGLIHSTGYPDDDAAKANRDKGAENIRENGMEPFIKALVPKLFAPGHVTSMPEDVQVAKEIGFATKPTGAIQTLKGMRDRADRNDVLTSTTLPVLLVAGKEDKIIPSEKTFIVNGPRVDQVLLGHAGHMGMMEEPEAMAEAIIRFVSKN from the coding sequence ATGATCAAACAAGTACAGCTAGAAAATGGTCTCGAGGTAGCTTATCTGGAAGAGGGTAGCGCCAATCAGGAAACGGTCATTCTACTGCACGGCTTTTGCGGTAGCTCGGCCTATTGGAATAAAATTGTTCCAGCTCTCTCCCAATCGTATCATGTGGTAGCTGTAGACTTGCGAGGACATGGAGGTAGCTCTGCGCCGGATGAGCCGTACACCATGGAGCGCTTTGCGGAAGATCTCTCCCTGTTAGTGGACAAGCTTGAGTGTGGACCGGTTCATTTGTTCGGGCATTCCCTAGGAGGGTATGTGACCCTCGCATTTGCGCAGAAGCACGTGGACAAATTGAAAAGCTTTGGGCTGATTCATTCTACCGGCTATCCTGACGATGATGCAGCCAAGGCGAATCGGGATAAAGGCGCCGAGAACATTCGGGAAAACGGTATGGAGCCATTTATCAAGGCATTGGTACCCAAGCTGTTCGCACCCGGGCATGTTACGTCGATGCCAGAAGATGTGCAAGTAGCCAAAGAAATTGGGTTTGCCACCAAGCCGACAGGAGCTATCCAGACGCTGAAAGGCATGCGGGATCGTGCAGATCGCAATGATGTACTCACATCGACGACTCTTCCTGTACTTTTAGTCGCGGGTAAAGAGGACAAGATCATTCCTTCTGAAAAAACATTTATCGTGAACGGGCCGCGTGTGGATCAAGTTTTGCTCGGCCATGCAGGGCACATGGGAATGATGGAAGAGCCCGAGGCAATGGCCGAGGCGATCATACGGTTTGTGTCGAAAAATTAG
- a CDS encoding bifunctional metallophosphatase/5'-nucleotidase — translation MKKARRITMTALASVVFASLMTTSAFAAPLHPVQHADWMVKKSIITAGQNGDLALDRSVTLAEATVVFAKLKGVKIAAPVKGETWATPYLAWAKTQGAVTQDDFKKPAQVLTSAKLAEMAKKLGYTLALENKATVTRGEFFNALGNAATTHITLAHTNDTHGHIQEDKTQKEFGFAKIATLLKEWRAENPNFLLLDAGDTFQGTVFVNQFKGESILPILNSLDYTLMTAGNHEFDFGYEQLLKLRDALDYPVINANVFTADGKNLLVPTFKAEIGGKKFAFVGFVAEDTPVLTHPNNVKGLTFKSPVEVAKTVIPELKKEADHVVVVSHIGVDVDREIAKNVEGIDLIVGGHSHTPLKTPEVVNGTYIVQDWEYGKSLGRADLYYLNEELVAFSGGLKEYDENVQADPEVDKMVKDIVTQIDSVMNVVIAKSEVPLDGDRALVRTKETNVGNLIADIMLERTQSIKGHEADVALANGGGIRTQLNAGDITKKNLYTLLPFENNTLSVVEVTGEELKKALENGVSQVETGAGRFPQISGMSFTYNPTKPAGERVIEVKVGDKSLDLTKTYKVATIDFLAAGGDGYESFKKPFFNTGLSMYSVVEEALIKRQVVSPKVEGRIVEVK, via the coding sequence ATGAAAAAAGCACGTCGCATTACCATGACGGCTCTTGCGTCGGTTGTCTTTGCTTCGTTGATGACGACTTCTGCATTTGCCGCACCACTTCACCCTGTTCAGCACGCAGATTGGATGGTAAAAAAGTCGATCATCACTGCTGGACAAAACGGTGATCTCGCTCTCGACCGCAGTGTGACTTTGGCAGAGGCGACTGTTGTATTTGCCAAGCTGAAGGGCGTTAAGATTGCCGCACCTGTAAAAGGTGAAACCTGGGCTACACCTTACCTGGCTTGGGCAAAAACACAGGGAGCTGTAACGCAAGACGATTTCAAAAAGCCTGCTCAAGTGCTTACCTCTGCCAAACTGGCTGAAATGGCGAAAAAACTGGGCTACACGCTCGCACTGGAAAACAAAGCTACAGTGACTCGTGGTGAGTTCTTCAATGCTCTGGGTAACGCAGCTACTACGCACATTACACTTGCACATACAAACGATACACATGGACATATCCAAGAAGATAAAACGCAAAAAGAATTCGGCTTCGCTAAAATTGCGACTCTGTTAAAAGAATGGCGTGCTGAAAACCCGAACTTCCTGCTGTTGGACGCAGGTGACACCTTCCAAGGGACTGTTTTTGTCAACCAGTTCAAAGGTGAATCCATCCTGCCAATCCTCAACAGCCTGGATTACACACTGATGACTGCAGGTAACCACGAGTTTGACTTTGGCTATGAGCAGCTGCTGAAGCTGCGTGACGCTCTTGATTACCCAGTAATCAATGCAAACGTATTTACAGCAGATGGCAAAAACCTGTTGGTACCGACCTTCAAGGCTGAGATCGGCGGCAAGAAGTTCGCGTTTGTGGGCTTTGTAGCGGAAGACACGCCCGTACTGACTCACCCGAACAACGTTAAGGGCCTGACATTCAAGAGCCCGGTAGAAGTTGCGAAAACGGTGATCCCTGAGCTGAAAAAAGAAGCGGATCACGTAGTGGTTGTTTCTCATATCGGGGTGGACGTAGACCGTGAAATCGCGAAAAACGTAGAAGGCATCGATCTGATCGTAGGTGGTCACTCCCATACTCCTCTGAAAACACCAGAAGTTGTAAACGGTACTTACATCGTTCAAGACTGGGAGTACGGAAAATCTCTCGGACGTGCTGATCTGTACTATTTGAATGAAGAGCTGGTAGCATTCAGCGGTGGTCTGAAAGAGTACGATGAAAACGTTCAAGCAGATCCTGAAGTGGACAAAATGGTGAAAGACATCGTTACTCAAATTGACAGTGTAATGAACGTGGTCATCGCGAAATCCGAAGTACCATTGGATGGCGACCGTGCGCTGGTACGTACTAAAGAAACCAACGTCGGTAACCTGATTGCAGATATCATGCTGGAGCGCACTCAATCGATCAAAGGTCATGAGGCAGATGTTGCACTGGCAAATGGCGGCGGAATCCGTACGCAGCTGAATGCTGGAGATATCACCAAGAAAAACCTGTACACGCTCCTGCCGTTTGAAAACAACACTCTTTCTGTTGTAGAAGTAACAGGTGAAGAACTGAAAAAAGCACTGGAAAACGGTGTGAGCCAAGTAGAGACAGGAGCAGGTCGCTTCCCGCAAATCAGCGGCATGAGCTTCACGTACAACCCTACGAAGCCAGCTGGTGAGCGCGTGATCGAAGTGAAAGTAGGCGACAAGTCGCTTGATCTGACCAAAACATACAAAGTAGCAACAATCGACTTCCTGGCAGCAGGTGGCGATGGCTACGAATCGTTTAAAAAACCATTCTTCAACACAGGTCTGTCGATGTACAGCGTGGTAGAAGAAGCGTTGATCAAGCGCCAAGTGGTCAGTCCGAAAGTGGAAGGCCGCATTGTAGAAGTAAAATAA
- a CDS encoding PadR family transcriptional regulator produces MNVQFKKGVLELCVLVLTAKRDRYGYELVASISEKFHIAEGTVYPLLRRLTQEGFFTTYLKESQEGPPRKYYQLTEQGRVYMNDLVLEWRIFDRGVNQIIGEGLGYDKA; encoded by the coding sequence TTGAATGTTCAGTTTAAAAAGGGCGTACTAGAGCTATGCGTGCTGGTTTTGACGGCCAAGCGTGACAGGTATGGCTACGAGCTCGTTGCCAGCATCTCTGAAAAGTTTCACATTGCTGAGGGTACGGTTTACCCTTTGCTGCGTCGGTTGACCCAGGAAGGTTTTTTTACCACGTATCTAAAAGAATCGCAAGAAGGTCCGCCGCGCAAATACTATCAGTTGACAGAGCAAGGCCGTGTATACATGAACGATCTTGTTTTGGAATGGCGCATTTTCGACCGCGGTGTCAACCAGATCATAGGGGAGGGACTCGGTTATGACAAGGCGTGA
- a CDS encoding HAAS signaling domain-containing protein yields MTRREFMDELGSLLIELPDKERLDILADYTEHFLMGIQDGKSEHEIAETLGSPKVLARELLAGYRIHQAQSNASVGNMTRAIIATVSLGFFNLIFVLGPFMALIGVLIACYGVSVSLLVAPLGMLAQYGVPNLSHERLFLLFGSLASVGLGGMLVIGLIRLTKWLYRQFLRYLQFNVQMIRGK; encoded by the coding sequence ATGACAAGGCGTGAGTTCATGGACGAATTGGGCTCGCTGTTAATTGAATTACCTGACAAGGAAAGATTGGATATTTTGGCAGATTACACGGAGCACTTTTTGATGGGCATTCAGGATGGCAAGAGTGAGCATGAGATTGCAGAGACGTTGGGCAGTCCTAAGGTGTTGGCTAGAGAGCTGCTGGCAGGCTACCGGATTCACCAAGCACAATCGAATGCATCTGTCGGAAACATGACCCGTGCGATAATAGCGACCGTCAGCCTTGGATTCTTCAATTTAATCTTTGTTCTCGGCCCGTTTATGGCACTAATCGGGGTGCTGATTGCGTGCTATGGAGTGTCAGTCTCCTTGTTGGTCGCGCCATTGGGAATGCTCGCCCAGTATGGTGTTCCGAATCTATCCCACGAGCGACTCTTTCTGTTGTTCGGAAGCCTGGCTTCAGTCGGATTGGGTGGCATGCTGGTGATCGGCTTGATTCGTTTGACCAAATGGCTGTACCGGCAGTTCTTGCGGTATCTCCAGTTCAACGTGCAAATGATCAGGGGGAAATAA